The proteins below are encoded in one region of Streptomyces roseirectus:
- a CDS encoding TetR/AcrR family transcriptional regulator, translating to MTAQSFPITAIVAAQRPHRKDAARNYDALLAAAREAFAEHGAEASLEDIARRAGVGIATLYRNFPTRRALFESVYADEVNALCEAADDVADLPPWQAVTTWLERFTAYMVTKRAVREALEEQSEIFDACRTSLYAAGGPLFTRAQEAGEARPDMEFSDLLRLVAGVTATHFPDDAQRERVLGIALDGVRKTP from the coding sequence GTGACCGCCCAGTCGTTCCCCATCACGGCGATCGTCGCCGCCCAGCGCCCGCACCGGAAGGACGCGGCCCGCAACTACGACGCGCTGCTCGCCGCCGCGCGCGAGGCGTTCGCGGAGCACGGCGCCGAGGCGTCCCTGGAGGACATCGCGCGGCGCGCGGGCGTCGGCATCGCGACGCTGTACCGCAACTTCCCCACCCGCCGGGCCCTGTTCGAGAGCGTCTACGCGGACGAGGTCAACGCCCTGTGCGAGGCGGCCGACGACGTCGCCGACCTCCCGCCCTGGCAGGCCGTCACCACCTGGCTGGAACGCTTCACCGCCTACATGGTCACCAAGCGCGCGGTGCGCGAGGCGCTGGAGGAGCAGTCCGAGATCTTCGACGCCTGCCGCACGTCGCTGTACGCGGCCGGCGGCCCGCTCTTCACGCGCGCGCAGGAGGCCGGCGAGGCCCGCCCCGACATGGAGTTCTCGGACCTGCTGCGACTGGTCGCGGGCGTCACCGCGACCCACTTCCCGGACGACGCGCAGCGCGAACGCGTCCTCGGGATCGCCCTGGACGGAGTGCGCAAGACCCCCTGA
- a CDS encoding type I polyketide synthase: MTSAVRPEDMVIGITPFGEPDALLALALSRCGALGVLDLGDGGRTAREALERVWRTPVGVRVGPDCRLTPADLPDRELTVVLAEGANWPAAEGTRILAEVTGLAGARAAIRAGAHGLIARGSESGGRVGELSTFVLLQQLLAEVDVPVWACGGIGPRTAAAAVAGGAAGVVVDSQLALLAESSLPDHLAAVVRTLDGTESAVMDGRRVVERRGIRIDAGQDVFLAARFADRWGDARRTVRELDDAARSALRDDSAVRTLGPGSTMSRALGTRLPVAQGPMTRVSDRAAFAAAVAEDGALPFIALALANGERSRAMLAQAREAVGDRPWGVGVLGFAPEELRTAQLEAVRLSRPTHAIIAGGRPSQARALEDAGIRTFLHVPSPQLLRQFLEAGARRFVFEGAECGGHVGPRAAFPLWEAQLAVLEDFGDVDGVEVFFAGGVHDERSAAMVAALAGPLTARGAAVGVLMGTAYLFTEEAVDQGAIQPLFQERVLTAGSTTLLESAPGHATRCVPSPFADGYREEAARLRARGLPERQVWEELERLNVGRLRIASKGVERDADGALASVDEQRQLAEGMFMAGEVAVLRDRTTTIAALHESVTTGAAAFLAQRVLPDTVVDHPVPEPLDVAIVGMACMFAGSPDLPSFWANVVAGVDAVTEVPPQRWDPAVHHGTSTESKWGGFLPRIPFDPLRYGIPPASLGSVEPVQLLSLEAARRALDDAGYGDGGREFDRSRTSVVFGAEAGSDLSNAATLRAVLPSYYGEVPEGLEGQLPLLTEDSFPGMLANVISGRIANRLDLGGANYTVDAACASSLAAVDVACKELLSGTSDVVLCGGADLHNGINDYALFSSVHALSPTGRSRAFDSSADGIALGEGVACVVLKRLADAERDGDRVYGVIKGLGSSSDGRSLGLTAPRPEGQRAALERAYRNAGVSPAEVGIVEAHGTGTVVGDRTELAILSEVFTNAGAAAGSCVLGSVKSQIGHTKCAAGLAGLIKTTLALHTGVRPPTLHVESPNSAWTDGESPFAFHTEARPWEVPAAQRVGGVSAFGFGGTNFHVVLAAHDEGVRGVQEWPAELFLFRGRDASAARRGAEELLKAAEAPGRPWRLRDLALSAARRADASDEPVRYAVVAADVDELVRELRTLREPGASGPADGKVAFLFPGQGSQRPGMLADLFIAFPELRHLLELGRDHAPTMYPPAAFDEAGRERQKAALTDTRVAQPALGIAGLAAYSVLTAAGVRPDMAAGHSYGELVALCAAGVISPSALLELSGERAAAILAAAGEDPGTMAAVSAGADAVRRALADGSGGHTTAGDGVVVANLNSPEQTVISGPTDAVAEAVGLLRAAGLTARRIPVACAFHSPLVADAGPRFAASLAQHAFHAPEFPVWANRTAAPYDPAPDAARAELAAQIGSPVRFAEQIEAMYEAGARVFVEAGPGAVLTRLAGKVLGDRPHRTVACEPRAGSGLRGWLDALAQLALAGVPVRAGWLLRGRGAVDAVRTPAPKRPGWTVDGQLVRTADGEFLPGGLTPARRVTQIPVSAASSALSVSPAFPASLEANVTNGQDALIAEFLRTSREMIAAQRDVLLTYLGEGSGTPQVHRPAPAPILEATLVGTTPVQPTTFEATAVQQPPVEVAPVEPAPEAVDVRQVVLDIISERTGYPVDMIEPDLDLEADLSIDSIKRAEIAGELARRLGGSTDLAALEDDELEELTKARTAAAVTDWLTSRLSGPPVEEPAPVEEPVSGRAPRRLLLQPVLLDAGNHAPSHLAGTRWVLLGDGGFGPEVAGRLASHGAEVAEQDMEHLLSEADGPVDGVVYLGAADGVPVLPDAFPVLKAALARELRWLIAVRPVDGDAVGLRGLFRSVAREFPETVARVVDVDEDVADAVIGEILADDTSPAVLYRAAGRHGFELTEMPLGALGSTGAGPAGDGVAEAAALGLDRDAVVVLAGGARGIAAQCAVALARASRCRLELLGRTPAPEEPEEEATAAAHTPAELRAVLAARGGMTLAEINQEAELLLAQREIRATLAELAGLGSSVRYRSVDFRESDAVLQAVKEIHAEHGRLDGVVYAAGVIEDRLIAEKSAESFRRVYATKASGAHALLTALEELPNGPSFTVLFGSISAVLGNRGQVDYAAANDALETLGAAWAARTGLRALTVHWGPWAPAGSHAGMVGPELARQYARRGVELIDPEEGTAALLRELAWGDPSLTAVVHTASGW; the protein is encoded by the coding sequence ATGACGTCCGCTGTGCGCCCCGAGGACATGGTCATCGGCATCACCCCGTTCGGTGAGCCCGACGCCTTACTCGCCCTGGCCCTCTCCCGCTGCGGCGCCCTCGGCGTGCTCGACCTCGGCGACGGCGGCCGGACGGCGCGCGAGGCGCTGGAGCGGGTGTGGCGGACGCCCGTCGGGGTCCGGGTGGGGCCCGACTGCCGGCTGACGCCGGCGGACCTCCCCGACCGCGAACTGACCGTCGTCCTCGCCGAAGGCGCCAACTGGCCTGCCGCAGAAGGCACTCGGATCCTCGCCGAGGTGACCGGCCTCGCGGGGGCACGCGCGGCGATCCGCGCAGGAGCGCACGGCCTGATCGCGCGCGGCTCCGAATCCGGCGGCCGGGTGGGCGAGTTGAGCACCTTCGTCCTGCTCCAGCAGCTCCTGGCCGAGGTCGACGTCCCCGTCTGGGCCTGCGGCGGCATCGGCCCCCGGACGGCCGCGGCGGCGGTCGCGGGCGGCGCGGCCGGGGTCGTCGTGGACTCCCAACTCGCCCTGCTGGCCGAGTCGTCGCTGCCCGACCACCTCGCCGCGGTCGTCCGCACTCTCGACGGCACCGAGTCGGCGGTCATGGACGGCCGGCGCGTCGTCGAGCGCCGGGGCATACGGATCGACGCGGGCCAGGACGTCTTCCTGGCCGCCCGGTTCGCCGACCGGTGGGGCGATGCACGGCGCACCGTACGGGAGTTGGACGACGCGGCGCGCTCCGCCCTGCGCGACGACAGCGCCGTGCGGACGCTGGGCCCCGGCTCGACGATGAGCCGGGCGCTCGGCACCCGACTCCCGGTGGCGCAGGGGCCGATGACTCGGGTGAGCGACCGGGCGGCGTTCGCGGCGGCCGTGGCCGAGGACGGGGCGCTGCCGTTCATCGCGCTGGCCCTGGCGAACGGCGAGCGGTCACGGGCGATGCTGGCGCAGGCCCGCGAGGCGGTGGGCGACAGACCCTGGGGCGTGGGCGTACTGGGCTTCGCGCCGGAGGAGTTGCGCACCGCGCAGTTGGAGGCGGTCCGGCTGTCCCGGCCGACCCACGCGATCATCGCGGGCGGACGGCCGTCCCAGGCACGGGCGTTGGAGGACGCGGGCATCCGGACGTTCCTGCACGTCCCGTCGCCGCAGTTGCTGCGCCAGTTCCTCGAAGCGGGCGCCCGGCGGTTCGTGTTCGAGGGCGCGGAGTGCGGCGGCCACGTCGGTCCGCGCGCCGCGTTCCCGCTGTGGGAAGCCCAGTTGGCGGTGCTGGAGGACTTCGGGGACGTCGACGGCGTCGAGGTGTTCTTCGCGGGCGGCGTCCACGACGAGCGTTCGGCGGCGATGGTCGCGGCGCTCGCCGGGCCGCTGACCGCGCGAGGCGCGGCGGTCGGGGTGCTGATGGGCACGGCGTACCTCTTCACGGAGGAGGCCGTGGACCAGGGCGCGATCCAACCCCTGTTCCAGGAGCGGGTGTTGACCGCCGGGTCGACGACGCTGCTGGAGTCGGCGCCGGGCCACGCGACCCGGTGCGTGCCGAGTCCGTTCGCGGACGGGTACCGCGAGGAGGCGGCCCGGCTGCGTGCACGGGGCCTGCCCGAGCGGCAGGTGTGGGAGGAGTTGGAACGGCTCAACGTGGGGCGGCTGCGCATCGCGAGCAAGGGAGTGGAGCGGGACGCGGACGGCGCGCTCGCCTCCGTCGACGAGCAACGCCAGCTCGCCGAGGGGATGTTCATGGCCGGCGAGGTCGCCGTCCTGCGCGACCGTACGACGACGATCGCCGCGCTGCACGAGTCGGTGACGACCGGCGCGGCGGCCTTCCTCGCCCAACGCGTCCTTCCGGACACGGTAGTCGACCACCCCGTACCCGAGCCGCTGGACGTGGCGATCGTCGGCATGGCCTGCATGTTCGCCGGCTCTCCCGACCTCCCGTCCTTCTGGGCGAACGTTGTCGCGGGCGTCGACGCGGTCACCGAAGTCCCCCCGCAGCGCTGGGATCCCGCCGTCCACCACGGCACGTCCACCGAGTCCAAGTGGGGCGGCTTCCTCCCGCGGATCCCCTTCGACCCGCTGCGCTACGGCATCCCGCCCGCGTCGCTCGGCAGCGTCGAGCCGGTCCAACTGCTGTCCCTGGAGGCCGCCCGGCGCGCCCTCGACGACGCCGGATACGGCGACGGGGGACGGGAGTTCGACCGCTCGCGCACCTCGGTCGTGTTCGGCGCGGAGGCGGGCAGCGACCTGTCCAACGCGGCGACGCTGCGCGCCGTCCTGCCCTCCTACTACGGCGAGGTGCCCGAGGGCCTGGAGGGCCAACTCCCACTGCTCACCGAGGACTCGTTCCCCGGCATGCTCGCCAACGTCATCTCGGGCCGCATCGCCAACCGGCTCGACCTCGGCGGCGCCAACTACACCGTGGACGCGGCCTGCGCCTCCTCGCTCGCGGCGGTGGACGTCGCCTGCAAGGAGCTGCTGTCCGGGACGAGCGACGTCGTGCTGTGCGGCGGCGCCGACCTGCACAACGGCATCAACGACTACGCCCTGTTCTCCTCCGTCCACGCCCTCTCCCCCACCGGCCGCTCCCGCGCCTTCGACTCGTCCGCCGACGGCATCGCGCTCGGGGAGGGCGTCGCCTGCGTCGTCCTCAAGCGCCTCGCGGACGCCGAGCGCGACGGCGACCGCGTCTACGGCGTGATCAAGGGCCTCGGCTCCTCCAGCGACGGCCGCTCGCTGGGCCTCACCGCACCCCGGCCGGAGGGCCAGCGGGCCGCGCTGGAACGGGCGTACCGCAACGCCGGGGTGTCCCCGGCGGAGGTCGGCATCGTGGAGGCGCACGGCACGGGGACGGTCGTCGGCGACCGGACCGAACTGGCCATCCTCAGCGAGGTGTTCACCAACGCGGGCGCCGCAGCGGGGAGTTGCGTCCTCGGGTCGGTCAAGTCGCAGATCGGGCACACCAAGTGCGCGGCGGGGCTCGCGGGGCTGATCAAGACGACGCTGGCGCTCCACACGGGCGTACGGCCGCCGACGCTGCACGTCGAGTCCCCCAACTCGGCCTGGACGGACGGCGAAAGCCCCTTCGCCTTCCACACCGAGGCCCGGCCGTGGGAGGTCCCGGCCGCGCAACGGGTCGGCGGGGTCAGCGCGTTCGGGTTCGGCGGGACCAACTTCCACGTCGTGCTCGCCGCCCACGACGAAGGGGTGCGGGGCGTCCAGGAGTGGCCCGCCGAACTGTTCCTGTTCCGGGGGCGGGACGCGAGCGCCGCGCGGCGCGGCGCCGAGGAACTTCTCAAGGCCGCCGAGGCGCCGGGGCGTCCGTGGCGGCTGCGGGACCTCGCGCTGAGCGCGGCCCGGCGGGCGGACGCGAGCGACGAGCCGGTGCGGTACGCGGTCGTCGCCGCCGATGTGGACGAGCTGGTACGGGAGTTGCGCACGCTGCGCGAGCCCGGCGCGTCCGGTCCGGCGGACGGCAAGGTCGCCTTCCTCTTCCCCGGCCAGGGCAGCCAGCGCCCCGGCATGCTCGCCGACCTGTTCATCGCGTTCCCCGAACTGCGGCACCTCCTGGAGCTGGGCCGCGACCACGCTCCGACGATGTATCCGCCGGCCGCCTTCGACGAGGCCGGGCGCGAGCGGCAGAAGGCCGCGCTCACCGACACGCGCGTCGCCCAACCTGCCCTGGGCATCGCCGGGTTGGCGGCGTACTCGGTCCTCACCGCCGCCGGGGTCCGGCCCGACATGGCGGCCGGGCACAGCTACGGCGAGCTGGTCGCCCTCTGCGCCGCCGGCGTCATCTCCCCCTCGGCGCTGCTGGAGTTGAGCGGTGAGCGGGCGGCGGCGATCCTGGCGGCGGCCGGGGAGGATCCGGGGACGATGGCGGCGGTGTCGGCCGGCGCGGACGCCGTGCGGCGGGCCCTGGCGGACGGATCCGGTGGACACACCACCGCCGGCGACGGTGTGGTCGTCGCCAACCTCAACTCGCCCGAGCAGACCGTCATCTCGGGCCCGACGGACGCCGTCGCCGAAGCCGTAGGGCTCCTGCGCGCGGCCGGGCTCACCGCGCGGCGCATCCCGGTCGCCTGCGCCTTCCACAGCCCGCTCGTCGCCGACGCCGGACCCCGGTTCGCCGCGTCCCTGGCCCAACACGCCTTCCACGCCCCCGAGTTCCCGGTCTGGGCCAACCGCACGGCCGCGCCCTACGACCCCGCGCCGGATGCCGCGCGCGCCGAACTCGCCGCGCAGATCGGCTCCCCTGTCCGTTTCGCCGAGCAGATCGAGGCGATGTACGAGGCCGGTGCGCGCGTCTTCGTCGAGGCCGGGCCCGGGGCGGTGCTGACGCGACTGGCCGGGAAGGTCCTCGGCGACCGCCCGCACCGTACGGTCGCCTGCGAACCCCGGGCCGGGAGCGGACTGCGCGGCTGGCTCGACGCGCTCGCCCAACTGGCCCTCGCCGGAGTGCCGGTGCGCGCCGGGTGGCTGCTGCGCGGGCGGGGCGCGGTGGACGCGGTACGGACGCCGGCGCCGAAGCGGCCCGGCTGGACGGTGGACGGGCAGCTCGTGCGCACCGCCGACGGGGAGTTCCTGCCGGGCGGTCTGACGCCGGCGCGGAGGGTGACGCAGATTCCGGTGTCCGCCGCCTCCTCGGCCCTCTCGGTCTCCCCCGCATTCCCGGCTTCCTTGGAGGCGAACGTGACGAACGGCCAGGACGCGCTCATCGCCGAGTTCCTGCGCACGAGCCGGGAGATGATCGCGGCCCAACGGGACGTGCTTCTCACGTATTTGGGGGAGGGAAGCGGTACGCCTCAGGTGCACAGGCCGGCTCCCGCGCCGATTCTTGAGGCAACTCTCGTCGGGACAACTCCCGTTCAGCCGACGACCTTTGAGGCAACAGCCGTACAGCAGCCGCCTGTTGAGGTGGCCCCGGTCGAGCCGGCCCCTGAAGCGGTGGACGTCCGGCAGGTCGTCCTCGACATCATCAGCGAACGCACCGGCTACCCCGTCGACATGATCGAGCCGGACCTCGACCTGGAGGCCGACCTCAGCATCGACTCCATCAAACGGGCCGAGATCGCGGGCGAGTTGGCCCGGCGCCTCGGCGGTTCGACCGACCTCGCCGCCCTGGAGGACGACGAGCTGGAGGAGCTGACGAAGGCACGCACGGCCGCCGCGGTGACGGACTGGCTGACCTCGCGGCTGTCGGGACCGCCCGTCGAGGAACCCGCGCCCGTGGAGGAGCCGGTTTCGGGGAGAGCCCCCAGACGCCTCCTCCTCCAGCCGGTACTCCTCGACGCCGGAAACCACGCACCGTCCCACCTCGCGGGCACTCGCTGGGTGTTGCTCGGTGACGGCGGGTTCGGACCGGAGGTCGCCGGGCGTCTGGCGTCACATGGCGCCGAGGTCGCCGAGCAGGACATGGAGCACCTTCTGTCCGAGGCGGACGGGCCGGTGGACGGGGTGGTGTACCTGGGGGCGGCCGACGGGGTGCCCGTACTGCCGGACGCCTTTCCCGTGCTGAAGGCGGCGCTCGCACGGGAGTTGAGATGGCTGATCGCGGTACGGCCGGTGGACGGCGACGCGGTGGGGCTGCGCGGGCTGTTCCGGAGCGTGGCGCGGGAGTTCCCGGAGACCGTCGCGCGTGTGGTGGACGTCGACGAGGACGTGGCGGACGCGGTCATCGGCGAAATCCTCGCTGACGACACGTCACCCGCCGTTCTGTACCGGGCTGCCGGCCGTCACGGCTTCGAGTTGACGGAGATGCCGCTCGGGGCACTGGGCAGCACCGGGGCGGGTCCCGCCGGGGACGGGGTCGCGGAGGCCGCCGCGCTGGGGCTCGACCGGGACGCGGTCGTGGTGCTGGCGGGCGGAGCGCGCGGGATCGCCGCGCAATGTGCCGTCGCGCTGGCACGGGCCTCGCGGTGCCGGCTCGAACTGCTGGGCCGCACCCCCGCGCCGGAGGAGCCCGAGGAGGAGGCGACGGCTGCCGCGCACACCCCGGCCGAGCTGCGTGCCGTCCTCGCCGCGCGTGGCGGCATGACACTTGCTGAGATCAACCAGGAGGCCGAACTGCTGCTGGCCCAGCGGGAGATAAGGGCGACGTTGGCCGAACTGGCCGGGCTGGGCAGTTCCGTTCGGTATCGCAGCGTCGACTTCCGGGAGTCCGACGCGGTGTTGCAGGCGGTGAAGGAGATCCACGCCGAGCACGGGCGGCTCGACGGGGTGGTGTACGCGGCCGGGGTGATCGAGGACCGGCTGATCGCCGAGAAGAGCGCCGAGTCGTTCCGGCGGGTGTACGCGACGAAGGCGTCCGGCGCGCACGCGCTGCTCACGGCGCTGGAGGAGTTGCCCAACGGGCCTTCGTTCACTGTGCTGTTCGGCAGCATCTCGGCGGTGCTGGGGAACCGGGGGCAGGTCGACTACGCCGCCGCGAACGACGCGCTGGAGACACTGGGGGCGGCCTGGGCGGCGCGCACCGGGCTGCGGGCGTTGACCGTGCACTGGGGGCCGTGGGCGCCCGCCGGGTCCCACGCGGGCATGGTGGGGCCGGAGTTGGCGCGGCAGTACGCGCGGCGGGGTGTCGAGCTGATCGATCCGGAGGAGGGAACGGCGGCGCTGCTGCGGGAGTTGGCGTGGGGGGATCCGTCGCTGACCGCGGTCGTGCACACGGCGTCGGGGTGGTGA